The segment GTTGCAGCTGGCTGGCCAGCTGGGGTTGTTCGAGTAGAGCGTTGAACTGCGCCCGGCGTTGGTTGAGGTTGCTGGGGATCTGCTCGGGGTTGGCACAGAGTTGGCGTGCCTGGGCCTGCAGGGGTGTTTCCTGCCGCACCATCCGCCACGCCCCGAGGCCAACACCGGCCGCCGCCAGCACTAAGAGGAGCAAGGGCCACAACCCCGGCGGCGGCGTGCTGCCGCCGCTTCGCCTTCGCTTCGGCCTTGCAGCCCGCTGGGCGATGGCGAGCGACACGTCGTCGCCGCTGCCAGCCTCGGTGATGTGGGCGAGCCCCTGCTCCAGCTCCTGGCGATCGCGTACATCCAGTAGGGCGGCGCAGAGCTGCAGATAGTCGGCATCGGTGGCGCAGGATTTGCGCACGCCATCGGTGCTGAGCACCAGAGCCTGCAGATCGGTATGTGACTCCAGCGGATGCAGCTGGGTGCGCTCGCCCCAAAGCTGCTGCTCGAAGGTCTGGCAGAGGCTGCCGGTGGCTTCGCTGCCGCTGTGCTCGCGCTCCTCGCTGAGCAGCGTCGCTTGGCCCTGTTGATCGATGGCGCTCAGATCCCAGTCGCCGATGCCGGTGCAGCCCCACCACTGCGGCGCCAGCAGCACCAGCCCCAGGGTGCTGCCATAAAGCAGGGGCGAGAAGGCTTCATGCTCGGCGTCTGGCTGTAGCGCCCAGTCAGCAGCGATCGCTGCCAGCCAGCGCTGATGTATCGCGGCGGGCAGCTCCTGCTCCAGCACTTGCCGCCAGCGCTCCAGGTCCGTCAGGGGTGTGCCGCTTAGCCACTGCGCCACCGCTTCCTGGCTCACCTGGCAGGCCAGGGCACTGCCCCGGTGGCTGAGCCGGTAGCGACTGCCGCCGTGGCCATCGGCCACCACCAGCAGCTGCAGGCTGCCGCCGCGGCCCTTGAGTTCCACGCTCAGGCTGGCGTCCTGGCAGGGTTTTTGCTGGCGGCGATGGGCAGCGCCAATCACGCTGCAGGCCTGCAGGTGCTGCCAGCGCGGGCTCACCACACCAGGGGGCCCACGTCGTCGCTGGGATCCAGCAGCGTGGGGGGCAGATCCGGCAGGGGGATGTTGGCCGGGCTGTTGGCTGCTGTGCCCGCATCGGCTGCAGCCACGCGACTGGCGGGCATCGAGGCGGCCCCAACCACGGCGGTGGAGGCCCATTGGATGTACTGGGCCAGGGTGGTGGCGTTGCTCGCCTGCAGCGGCCGCCGCGGCGATTTGCCGCGTCCCGAGGGCTCCGGACCAATGAACTGCTGCAGCACCTCCAGATCAGCGTCATGGCCCATGGCAATCGCCAGGCGCACCGCTTTCTGGGCCCAAGGCCGCCGCATCAGGTTGGCCAGCCCCGCATCGAAATCATCGGTGGGCTGGCCGTCGGAGATCAGCACCAGCACCGGCGGCAGTGCCCGCTCTTCCATCGGCGGTGACTGCAGCGCATCGGCCACCAGATTGAGGGCATCGCCCATCGCTGTGATGCCGCCGGCCTCCAGATCGCGCCACTGCAGCTGCTGCACGGGGGTGGGTTCCGCCAGGTGCCAGGCCGCCTGATCGGCAAAACGCACGGCCCGTACCAGCACCCGCGCTTCAGGGTTCTCGCGGGCCACCTCGGCCATGCCCGGCAAGGATTGGCGGATGGCCTGGTTGAGGGCCTGCATCTTGCCCTGGGCGGCCATTGAGCCGCTGCAATCGCAGAGGTAGATGAAGTGCAGCGGCCGGTTGCTGAGCCGAACGTTGGGGAAGGGCATGGCTTAGGGGCGTTGCACCAGGATCGCTCCGGCGCTGCTGTTGAGCTGCTGCAGGGCGGCGAGATTACAGGTTTTGCCGGGGTCAAGCTCGATGCTTTGCCCCGTGGTGGTGCGTCCACTCCAGCGGCTGGTGCTCAGGTTCTGCAGGCCCAGCACGGTGGGGTCGCTGGGGTGGGCCACCAGCCGGGCCAGGGGTTCGCGGATCGATTCGCCCACTAAGGGATCGAAGTGATGTGGTTGCAGTTCGTTGCCGGCTGCGGCGGACACCAGGCCATGGGGCAGCTGCAGGCGCAGCGGCGCTGAAAGAGGGGTGCCGCAACCCCAGCAGCTACACGGTGCCTCCGGCGCGGGGAACGTTTCCTGGCCGCAGTGGCTGCAGAGCTGGCGCTGATCGAGGCATTGGCTGATCGCCTGCTTCCACTGGCCCGTGAGGGTGCGCTCCTCGCTCTGGCGCAGGCCCGCTCCGAAGCTCTGCACAAACAGACGCTGCAGGCTGGCGGGATAGATGGGCCAGGTGATCAGAGCGGCACTGTGCTCGATCGGATCCGGCCGGTTGCTTGGGTCGTTGGGGTCAAAGATGAACAAGGCCTCATCGCCATAGAGGCGGCGGCGGGCGGGCTCATCCAGGCAGCGGATCGCCAGTTCCCGCTGGCCCCGGAAGGGGTCGTGGCGGGTGAGCAGGCGGAACAGCAGCACCGCCAGAGAAAACAGATCGCTCCGGGCACTCGGCTTGGCCTGGCCCAGCAGCACTTCCGGCGCCATGAATCCAGGCGTCCCGAGCACGCTGCTGCTGCTCTGGCCATCCACATCCACGTTGTCGTTGTCGCAGATGAGGATCCCGCCGCTGCTGGGCTCGAGGAACAGATTGCCCAGGGAAACGTCCTTGTAACAAAGGCCCTTGAGGTGCAGTTGGTGGAAGGCCTCCGCCAGGTGGAAACAGGCCTTGAGCACCCCCTGAAGGCTGATGGCCAGATCACCGCCGGCGTGGCGATGGGCACCAACAAACGCCTCCGGGCGAAGGCCCATCAGGTAGCCGAAGCCGCCGGCGGCTGCGGGGAAGCGCTCCAGGCTGGCGGGGATGGGATCCAGCAGCGCCAGGGGCCAGAGGAAATCACGGTTGGGGGCGCCGAGCCGGATGCTCTGCTGCAGCCGCTCCCGCAGCTGTGGATCCCGGGCGATGCAGGCCGGGAAGTACCACTTCAGAGCCAGGCGCTCTCCGCAGAGCTGCACGGCGAACACCTGGCCTTGGCTGCCTCCCCCCAGCCCCCGCTCAATCAGCAGCGGCTGCTCCAAGCCGGCAAAGGGCAGGCTGGCGCCTTCGGGCAGCAACCAGTTCATGCGGAGGTTGGGGCCTGGCCGATGGCCTGGCGGATGCCGTTGCGGTGGGCCAGAGCCGTGCGGCGATTGGCGAAACCATGGCGTATGGCACGCCCATCGCGCAGCACCAGCACCAACGCATGTTGTTTGCGCGAACCCATCAGGATCCAGCCTGCTAGCGCCCCAGCCTCCAGCGGCCAGAACACCAACGGAAATGGCAGCAGCAGCAGGCCACCCAGGCAGAGCAGCAGCCACCAACTGAAGATGTGAGGGTGCAGCGGCAGGCTCTGCACAGCTGCCGAACGGATGTCGGCGACGGCCACCTGCTGCTCGCC is part of the Synechococcus sp. HK05 genome and harbors:
- a CDS encoding protein phosphatase 2C domain-containing protein: MSPRWQHLQACSVIGAAHRRQQKPCQDASLSVELKGRGGSLQLLVVADGHGGSRYRLSHRGSALACQVSQEAVAQWLSGTPLTDLERWRQVLEQELPAAIHQRWLAAIAADWALQPDAEHEAFSPLLYGSTLGLVLLAPQWWGCTGIGDWDLSAIDQQGQATLLSEEREHSGSEATGSLCQTFEQQLWGERTQLHPLESHTDLQALVLSTDGVRKSCATDADYLQLCAALLDVRDRQELEQGLAHITEAGSGDDVSLAIAQRAARPKRRRSGGSTPPPGLWPLLLLVLAAAGVGLGAWRMVRQETPLQAQARQLCANPEQIPSNLNQRRAQFNALLEQPQLASQLQQPTSRDPLGALIAASQSGPIPGCAALNAELSRQWERARATAVPAKGKMPAAAAPAAAPTKP
- a CDS encoding protein kinase — its product is MNWLLPEGASLPFAGLEQPLLIERGLGGGSQGQVFAVQLCGERLALKWYFPACIARDPQLRERLQQSIRLGAPNRDFLWPLALLDPIPASLERFPAAAGGFGYLMGLRPEAFVGAHRHAGGDLAISLQGVLKACFHLAEAFHQLHLKGLCYKDVSLGNLFLEPSSGGILICDNDNVDVDGQSSSSVLGTPGFMAPEVLLGQAKPSARSDLFSLAVLLFRLLTRHDPFRGQRELAIRCLDEPARRRLYGDEALFIFDPNDPSNRPDPIEHSAALITWPIYPASLQRLFVQSFGAGLRQSEERTLTGQWKQAISQCLDQRQLCSHCGQETFPAPEAPCSCWGCGTPLSAPLRLQLPHGLVSAAAGNELQPHHFDPLVGESIREPLARLVAHPSDPTVLGLQNLSTSRWSGRTTTGQSIELDPGKTCNLAALQQLNSSAGAILVQRP
- a CDS encoding VWA domain-containing protein, with amino-acid sequence MPFPNVRLSNRPLHFIYLCDCSGSMAAQGKMQALNQAIRQSLPGMAEVARENPEARVLVRAVRFADQAAWHLAEPTPVQQLQWRDLEAGGITAMGDALNLVADALQSPPMEERALPPVLVLISDGQPTDDFDAGLANLMRRPWAQKAVRLAIAMGHDADLEVLQQFIGPEPSGRGKSPRRPLQASNATTLAQYIQWASTAVVGAASMPASRVAAADAGTAANSPANIPLPDLPPTLLDPSDDVGPLVW